ATCTTCAACTCCAGCTCATCGTTGCGGCGTCGGCCCTGCTGGAGCGTTACGGGGAGGTCGTGAACGTCATTCGCGCGGATGGTTTCCAGCCAGACGCAATCGTCTATATGGTGCTGGAAGGCGAGAACCTGATCACGACCGCGAAGTCGACCGGCTTGGGCGTGGTCGAGCTCGCCACGATCTTCGACAATATCCGCCCGGATGTCGTGATCAGCGTCGCGGATCGATTTGAAACGATTGCGACGGCCATTGCGGCATCCTATCTCAACATTCCAGTGGCCCACGTCCAAGGTGGGGAAGTGACGGGATCGATCGATGAGAAAGTCCGGCATGCGGTGACGAAGCTCTCTATCCTGCATTTCGTCGCCAATAGACAGGCAGCGGACCGGGTGATCCGCATGGGAGAAGATCCGGAGAAGGTCTTTATCACCGGCTGTCCTTCGATTGATCTCGCCGAGCGTGTTCAAGGCTCCATGGACAATGGCTTTGATCCTTTCGCGGCCTATGCCGGAGTCGGGAACCGCTTCGACGCGCGCGACGGCTATATGGTGGTCATGCAGCATCCGGTCACCACCGAGTACCGCGATTCGGCATCGCAGATTCACGAGACCATTTCTGCCGTCAGGACGTTGAACCGGCCGACCTTCTGGTTCTGGCCCAATGTTGATGCCGGTTCGGATCAGATCTCGAAAGGCCTGCGCCAATTCCGTGAGGCGGGGGAGACTTCGCAGATCTATTTTTTCAAGAATATGACACCGGAGGATTTCCTCCGGCTGCTCGCCGGCGCCCGTTGTCTGGTGGGGAACTCCAGCGCGGGGATCAGGGAGGCGTCGTATCTCGGTCTTCCGGTGGTCAACATCGGCAATCGTCAGCAGGGGAGAGAACGAGCGAGGAACGTCATCGACGTCGGATATAACGCTGCCGAGATCGTGGAGGCCACCGAGAAACATCTGGCCAATGGCCGGTATCCATCCAGTCCTCTGTATGGCGACGGCAAAGCAGGCGAGCGGATTGCGCAAATCTTGGCCCGGGTCCCGTTGACCGTGGAGAAGAGGATTGCATACTGATGGACAGGACCCAGAAAGTACTAGCGGTGATTCCGGCTCGGGGCGGCTCGAAAGGGGTGCCTCGCAAGAACATTCGTTCCGTCTGCGGGAGGCCGCTGATTACCTATACCATTGAACATGCTCGCGCCGCGCAGCATCTATTTTACCGTATCATCGTGAGCACGGATGATGAGGAGATTGCGACGGTGGCGAGGGAGCATGGGGCGGAGGTGCCATTTCTCAGACCAGCGAATCTGGCTCGCGACGAATCACCTATGATTCCCATGCTCCAACATGCCGTCGATTTCATTGAAAAACAGGATGGGGTCCGTATGGATTGGATTTGTCTTCTCCAGCCGACGGAACCGTTTCGGACGGTCTCAGATATTGAGCAGTGCCTCCGTTTGGGGTTTGCGGGAGGCTGTGATTCCGTCATCACTGTGGTGCGGGTTTTCGCCACACACCCCATTTTGATGAAGCGCATCGAAGATGACGTACTTCTGCCGTTTTGCGTGGAAGAGCGGGAAGGCACCAGACGTCAGGATTACCAGCCGGCGGCGTACATGCGTAACGGATCGATCTATCTGAGCAGGCGAGACGTCTTGATGGAGCAGGGGTCTATTTGGGGACAAACGATTCGTCCCTATGTGATGCCTCTGGAACGATCGGTGAGTATCGATACGGAACTCGATCTCAAGCTGGCCGAACTCATGATGTCGGAACAGATCGCCCTTGAACGGAGTGGAAGCCTCTAACATGTGTGGCATTAGCGGATACGTCAGCTCAGAGCGAGTCACTTCAGATCCCACGATTCAACTCATGACCAGGCCCCTCGCACATCGCGGGCCGGATGGGGAGGGAGTGTGGGCTGAATCGCACGTGGCACTTGGTAACCGGCGGTTGGCCGTGCTCGATCTGTCCCCGCGCGGTCACCAGCCGATGATGAGTCACGATCGGCGTTTCGTCATGACCTACAATGGAGAGGTCTACAACTACCTCGAGTTGAAATCCGATCTTGAGAGGTCGTTTGAAACAGGAACCGATACGGAAGTCGTCCTTGAAGCCTTTGCCCGGTGGGGTCCAGAGAGTTTCAACCGGCTGAACGGAATGTTCGCCTGTGCGATCTGGGACCGCTTCACTGAACGATTGTTATTGGTCAGAGATCGCTTTGGGGTCAAGCCGCTCTACTATGCCGAATTGGATGGTACGCTCTATTTTGCATCAGAGATCAAGTCACTCGCCGCGGCTGGCGTCCCCTTAGAGCCGGATCAGGACACCTGGTTCGCCTACCTGCGCTACGGTGCGTACGACCACAGTTCCGCTACCTTCTTCAAGGGGATCAGGCGGGTCCCTCCCGGCCACTATCTCTCATGGAAAGATGGTCGTATCGAGCTGCATCGCTGGTATGACCTTCCGGAACGGGTGAAGACAGACTGGCCGGACGAACGTTCGGACAGCGTCGTCAGCGAGGAATACCACCAGCTTCTCCAGGACTCCGTGCGTATTCGGTTCCGCTCGGACGTCCCCGTCGGGGTCTGCCTTAGCGGTGGCCTGGATTCCTCGACGTTGGTTGCGCTGTTGAAGGAGCTCTTCGGTTCGGCCCAGGATATCCAGACCTATCACTTCGCTTGTGGTGATGCAGCCTATGATGAAACGCCGTGGGTTAAGCAATTACTCGCGGAAACCCGCTATCCGCTCAACATAGCTTATCTCGCTGCGGCTGAGATCCCAGGCCTCGCCGAGGAAGCGATCCTTTCCCAAGAGGAGCCCTTCGGAGGATTCCCGACCTTGGCAATGATTAAGCTCTTCAAGCTGGCCAAGAGCTCCGGAACAACGGTGTTGTTGGACGGGCAGGGTCTCGACGAGCAGTGGGCCGGGTATAGTTACTACGCACAGGGCGCAGAGAGTGCGTTATCAGGATCCATGCCCGTCCAGGGCTCTCTCAATGGGTCGACGCGTCATGGGTGTCTCTCAGATGCCTTCACCTCGCTTCGGCCTCGGCCGGTCTATCCGGAACCCTTTCAAGACCGGCTGTCGAACCTTCGCTATCGCGATCTCCGGTATACGAAGCTTCCACGCGCGTTGCGTTTTAACGATCGAGCCTCCTCACAAGCGTCCTGCGAGTTGCGGGAGCCGTTTTTGGATTACCGGTTGGTTGAACTGGCATTCAAACAACCGGACCATCGCCTCATCCGCCACGACCAACACAAATATCTCCTGCGGAAAATCGTTCGCCCACTCCTGCCGAAAGATTTTACTGAGGCTCCGAAACGGCCGGTGCAGACACCACAGCGCGAATGGCTGCGAGGACCTCTCCGGGACTGGGTGGAGAGTTGTCTGGCGCATGCAAGCATCACCCAGAGCGGGTGGTTTGACACCGACCGTCTGCATGAGTCATGGGAGCAATACCTCCGAGGCGAGAGCGACAACTCTTTCTACGTGTGGCAGTGGATCAGTGTCGCGCTCAATCACCATCTTATTGAATCGATGAAAGCCGCTCACAAGACTTAGGTCGATTCGGATCGCCCCTGTTGCTTGCTTCATCCTCGTGCTGTTTGGCGACACCCCTGAAACAGTTGTGATCAACGTGAGACCGATCAGATGAAGACACAGAGAACCGCCGTCATTCTTGCAGGATCTGAAGGACTCGGTCTCGCTGCTGCGCAATGCCTCGGAGAGGAAGGACATCGCGTTGTCATCTTTTCGCGCTCCAAGGAGAAGCTCGAGGCTGCGCGGACTTTCTTCATCAAACGCGGTCACGACGCACTCATCTTTCCAGGAGATCTGACCTCACCTGACGATCTCGAACGGCTGTTCAGCTTTGTAGAAGAGCGCTTCGGCGGCACCGATATCCTGGTCAACAATACGGGTGGCCCCAAACCTGGGAATATCCTCGATCTGCCCGACGACGCCTGGCATACGGCATTCGAAGAGCAGGCCATCTCCCTGATGAGAGCGATCCGGCGCGTCGTACCGGGAATGCGTGCGCGCCGATGGGGACGTATCATCACCATCGCGTCGCTGTCTGTGAAAGCTCCGATCGAAGGGCTCGATCTTTCTAACTTCATGCGCGGTGGCCTGGCTGCAGTGCACCGCACACTTGCCCGCACGCTTGCTCCGCATGACGTCAACGTCCACATGGTGTTGCCAGGCTCCATTATGACTGCCCGATCACGCTCGTTGATTCAAAAACGGGCGGATAACCTTAAGATCTCGTTCGACGAGGCACTTTCCACCTCAATCGGGCGCATCCCGAAAGGGCGCCTGGGAACGCCGGAAGATGTCGGCCACGTGGTCGCCTTCCTCGCGTCGGAACGGGCCGGCTATCTCACCGGAAATTTCATCCGGGTAGATGGTGGCATGTATGCGGGGCTTGACTGATGCTGACCCCTCCGTTCACCACCCTCATCAAGCATCTCGCTGCGGGTTATGCTTCGCTCGGGCGTCCGGTCAAGCTCGCCCCGCTCACCTTTGAGTTTCAAGTCAGCAATAATCTGTTCGAATATTCGACGACCGGCGGGCGGTTCCTGTTAAAAGTGATGGCTCATCCCCAGGCTCTCTATGGAGAGCAGGATGTTGCCGAGCGGCTCGAGGTCGTGGGACAGGCAGTGTGTGAGCTCCATCGTGCAGGCCTCCCAGTTGAAGAGATCGTTCGGGGTGACGATGGCCGTTTCGTTCATCGTTACCAAGGGCATATCCTGCGGCTCTATGTGTTCAACAGCGGCAGGACATACACCGACCCCGATCTGGACAACCGACGCAGTGCCCGTTCTCTGCGCAGGCTTCATACCGAAGGACTCTTGTGCCTCAGCGATGCCACGCGGAAGGCCATGACAGGATTTGAAAAGGCCTATCCGATCCGCATCACTGCGAGCGAGCTTCCCACGCTGCATAGGTTTCTCAAGGACCAGGCCGGCTCACGCCAGAGTTATGCGGAAATCCTGGAGCAGTGGGACACTGTCGAGTGGGCTGTGGAACGAACGCTCAGCCATCGTCCCGTTTCGCCGGACCGCGAGTGCCTGGCCCATACCGATTTCCACCCTCGGAATGCGTTATTCAGTCAAGGCCAAGACCAAGCGACGATGATCGATCTCGACAACATGATTATAGACCGGCGGCTGCCATGTCTGGGGTTTAGCATTTTGCGGTTTGCTTTTTTACAGCGCGAGCGGACGCTCGAGGCCTTGCAGGAGTCGATCGCACTATTTGCGGCGGATGAGCACCGGAAGCCGGAATTTCTCGATGGGTTGCACCATGCAATGATTGGCATCGAGATCGAGAAGGTGTTGCGGATCCTTCATCGCGTGAGAACGACCGGGCATTATACCGGGTTCATCGGCAACATCTGCCCGCTCCATCTGGCCAACATCAAATTCCTCAATACGAGTGTCGTTTGTGCGTGAGGACCGGATCGCTCGAATCAATTGGGAGGGAAAGGTCTGGTACGCCAGACCCGAGGGAACCGATCTAGTACTCTTGTCCGGATCTCCGCTCGATGGGTTGATTGCAACGAACAGGCGTGTCGCGATCACGGAGGTCGGGTTCCTGCCGCCTGTTCCAGCGACGAAACTGATCGGGATCGGCGCCAATTTCCCCGGCGAGGAGCCGCTGGGCCCTGATCCATACCCCTCGTTTTTTATTAAACCGCCGTCATCGTTCACGGGGCATGAGATGACCGTCGAGCTGCCCCGTATCTTTCGATCAGTTCTGGCGGAAGGCGAGCTTGGTGTGGTCCTGCGGCGGCGATGTCGGGAGCTGACCCCAGACGAGGTGCCTGCGGCTATCCTGGGATGGACAGTAGTCAATGACCTCTCAGGTCGCGACAGCATCCTCCGCGTAGTTCCGCCTGCGGCGAAGAAGTCTGCGGATGGGTTCGCACCGATCGGGCCGTACCTGAATCTCGACTCGACGATCCGTCCCTTCACTCTTACCACCCGGCGGAATGGAGCGGTCGTCCAGCAGGGTACGACCGCAGCCATGAGATTCGACGTGGTGCAGTGCCTGGTCTATCTATCCAGCGTCATGACGCTGGAACCCTACGACATTGTTGCTCTTGGCACCCCGCCGCCCAAGCCGGCATTAGTCCCGGGTGACGAGGTTGCCGTCGAGATTGAAGGAATCGGACGGCTGGTGAACCGTATCGCAGCTCGCGGAGCATGTGCTCATTTCACGGGAAAGACCGTGTGAAGGGGAGACGATGAAAGTACTGTTCGCAGGACTCGGTTCAATCGGTCAACGGCATGTCCGAAATCTTCGCACGTTGCTGGGAGATCAAGTTGAAATCCTCGCGTATCGCGCCAACGGCGATAGTCCTGTACTCAACGCCGATATGACTGTGAAGCAAGGAGCGGTGCCGGAGACGACGTATAACATTCGATCGTTTTCGAATCTCGATGACGCGCTGGGAGAGAAACCTGACGCGGTGTTTGTGACGAATCCCAACAGCTTGCACCTTCCCGTCGCCTTAGCGGCAGCCAAGGCAGGATGTCACCTGTTTATCGAGAAGCCGCTGGCCGATTCTCTCGACGGGGTCGAGGAACTGATCGACATGGTCGAGCGCAAGAACCTGGTGGCCTTTGTCGCCTATCAATTTCGCTTCCATCCCGGATTGCGTTGGATCAAGAATCTGCTCCAGGAACAACGCCTCGGACGACTGGTCGCCGCCCACATTGTCAACGGGGAGTATCTTCCGGATTGGCATCCCTATGAGGACTACCGGCAAGGTCACGCGGCGAGGAGGGCGCTCGGGGGAGGGGCGCTCCGCATTCAAACACATGAGTTTGACTATGCCCTGTGGTTGTTCGGCATGCCGCGCCGGGTGTATGCCGTGGGCGGACATCTCAGCGGGCTTGAGATCGACGTGGAAGATTCCGTCGATGTCCTGCTGTCTTGTGAAGATCGCGGGGGACTGCTTCCGGTTCACATTCATCTGGACTATGTGCAGCGGCCACCGCAACGGATCTGTGAGGTGATCGGAGATGCCGGGAAGGTACAGTACGATTTCTATAGCAATCAGGTAGTCATGCATGACTTGCAGGCGCGAACGACTCAGCAGGTTCACTTCAACGGGTTCGAACGCAATCAGATGTTTCTGGACGAATTACGCCACTTTGTCGATTGCCTGCGCGGTGAGACACAGCCGATCGTGGATTTGCGCGAATCGGTTCGAAGTCTCCGCTTTTCTCTTCTGGCCGACGAGTCACTCCGCACGGGAAGTGTGGTGACTTGTGCGTCAGATCAACAGACGTCGCTTCTCACAAGCCATGGAATCACTCTCACGAGGAATGGGGGCTGAGAGGCCCTCCGTTTCAGCGTCCCCGGATATCGAGGAAGGACTCGCCAACATGATGCCCACGATGGTGCAACAGGAAACCGCGCTCTGCTGTCCGATATGCCTGGGCAAGGAAACAGCGGCGATTCGGCCCTATCGGTCGGGGCTTACACCATCACTGGGCCCATTTGCCGACCTCTCCATTCGCTCCTGCGGACAATGCAGCGCCGCCTTTGCCTGCCCTCTGCCGGAAGAGAATGAACTTGAAGCGTTCTATGCCGAAAGTTATCGGGTGGAACGAGGGCAACGCTCCATGCCTCGTCCTGATGCTTGGGACGGAGGTTCGGTAAGGGCACGCGCACAAGCCGCATTTGTCTTGGAGCAGTTGGGATCAGGAGGAAGTTGGCTCGACATCGGGGCCGGCTATGGACTACTGCTCGACGAGGCCCGGCGGCGGCACGTCGCCAGAACGGGAGCGATCGAACCAGACCTGTACTGTGGCCGGCAGATACAGGAGTCGGGGCACCATCTGTACGTGAGTCTCTCGGAGGTACGGTCTTCCTGGGACGTCGTGAGCTGCTCCCATGTCCTGGAACATCTGAGGAACCCCCGCGAATTTCTGCGGACCGTTCGTGGACTTCTCTCCAAGCAGGGAATCGTATTTTGCGAAGTGCCGAATGAGACGCGCTTGTCGGAATCGCCGCAGGACCTCCCGCATTTGCACTTCTTTACGCAGGTCTCGCTGATGCGACTATTTCAGGACAGCGGCATGACCATCCTGGCCCTGTCCAGTTGCGGGCCGATGGCTCCCGAATCAGGATGGCGTAAGACCATGAGAGAAGGCGCTCGGCGCGCCTCACAGAGACTGTTCAGGCAGCCTCCCTCTTGGATTGATCGCCTCGTGCACCCACACTTTCATTACCATGAAGACCGGTCAGCAGGCGCCTGGCTTCGCCTGCTGGCGAGAAAGGCCTGATGGATCGGACGATACTGGCGCTTATTCCGGCTCGAGGCGGATCAAAGGGCGTGCCTCGCAAGAACATCCTCCCACTCGCGGGAAAGCCGCTGATCGCCTATTCGATCCTCCAGGCGTTGGCCTCGAAATGGATCAATAGGGTCGTCGTCTCGACGGACGACGAGGAAATCGCCCAGGTCGCGAGGGAGTGGGGAGCGGAAGTGCCGTTCATGCGCCCGGCGTGGTGCGCCGAAGACGCGTCGCCGGATATCGACGTGTTTCACCACGCATTGACCTGGTTGGCAGAGCAGGAAGGTTATCGGCCGGAGCTGGTAGTCCATCTTCGTCCACCTGGGCCCGTGCGACGTGTCGAACATATCGACCAGGCGATTGAACTGCTCCTGGCCCATCCCGAGGCGGACGCGGTGCGTTCGGTCAGTGTCGCCCGTCAAACACCGTACAAAATGTGGCATGTCACCGGGTCAGGCCATCTGCAGCCGCTGCTCCAGCTTCAGGACCTGCCGGACTGTCAATCGCTGCCGCGTCAGCGCCTGCCGATCGTGTATTGGCAAAATGGTTATGTTGACGTCATTCGGCCCCGCGCCATACTGGATAAGCAATCGATGTGGGGGACTTGCGCGCTGCCCTATGTCCACAACGAGGAATTGCTCGAAGTCGATTACCCGGAGGACATCCCCGCGGTTGAACAGGCTCTCCGTCGGATGCAATACGGTGACGAGCGTACCATCGCACAAGGAATGCGTCACCCAGTCTGACGTACGTCACGTCCGCGACTCTGTATCCGCCGCTCTGCACGATTCGTTTCTTTGGCCGCCCATTCTCTCTCATCACGATGAGCGTCACCAGATTGATGAGCCTCCTCGCCTACTACGGCTTCGCGAGGCATTTGCCGGCATCGGACAATCACTACGGCAGGTGGGCACGGGTCCTCCGCCGGGCGACTTGCCGCGGGTTGTTCACACATATGGGACGTGGCGTCAACGTGGAACAGAAGGCTTTCTTCGGCGATGGACGCAATATCCGTATCGGAGATTATTCCGGCCTCGGCATCAACTGCCGACTGTATGGTCCGGTCTCCCTGGGGAAGCATGTCATGATGGGACCGGATGTCATCATCATCACCTCGAATCACAAGTCCGACAGGCTTGACATCCCGATGACGGAGCAGGGAGGCACAGGCCCTGATCCCGTCGTCATCGGTGATGACGTGTGGATCGGAACGCGGGTTATCATTTTGCCCGGCGTCACAATCGGCCACGGAGCCGTGCTCGCCGCGGGAGCGGTTGTCACGAAAGACGTCCGACCCTATGCCATCGTCGGCGGCAATCCAGCAAAACTTATTCGTTATCGCGACGCCGGTCACAGACCTGCGCACACTGACTGCTCTTCGGACGAAGACATTCACGCAGGCAGGTAAGTCGAGGGCGGAGCCTCTGCACTGCTCCTCGTTCCGGTTTGTCCCCCCTCGACGCACGGCTTCGACCATCGGTCGAGCGCGACCCCCGTGGGGGATCAGTCATTTTTCCTGTCACCACCAGTCCGCACATGTATTCTCAACAAAGGAGGGGTCCGATGAGCCGCACAGTCCAGATAGGCAAGTTTTCCGTCGGAGAAGGGCAGCCGTGTTTCATGGTTGCTGAGATCGGGATTAATCACAATGGGAACGTCGAGATCGCTAAGAAGCTCATCGACACAGCGGCACTCGCCGGCTGCGACGCCGTCAAGTTCCAAAAGCGGACGCTTGAGATCGTCTATACGCCTGAGGAACTGAGTAAACCTCGCGAAAATCCTTTTGGGAAGACCAACGGTGATCTCAAACGCGGGTTGGAATTCGGACGCGAACAGTACGGAGAAATCGATCGCTACTGCAGAGAGAAAGATATTCTCTGGTATGGGTCCTGTTGGGATGAACCCTCCGTCGACTTCATGGAGCAGTTCAATCCGCCCTGCTATAAGATCGCTTCAGCAAGTCTGACCGACGACAATCTATTACGACATCACCGGAGTTGCGGCAGGCCGCTCATTATCTCGACTGGAATGAGCACCATCGAGCAGATCGACCATGCGGTGGATGTGTTGGGGACCAATGATCTCATTATTCTTCATTGCACGAGCACCTACCCTTCGTCGGTGGAAGAATTGAATCTGGCCGCCCTGCAGACGTTGCGCGAGCGTTACGACGTCCCGATCGGTTACTCCGGTCACGAAGTCGGATTGGCCACGTCGGTTGCCGCGGCGGCGCTGGGAGCCTGCATGATCGAGCGCCATATTACGCTGGACCGGGCGATGTGGGGAAGTGATCAAGCGGCTTCGATTGAGCCACAAGGCGTGTGGCGTTTGGTCAAGGATGTTCGGGCCATCCAGAAAGCCATGGGCGACGGCAAGAAGTGCCTCTACCCGAGCGAGGTGCCGGTGATGAACAAGTTGCGTCGAGTGGGCCTCTGATCCGTCTCGGCCTTAGGGAGAAGACATCCGATGATATCAGGCAATCTCGTGGATGCCAGCGTCCGCGCTCGGTTCGACCTCTCCGGCCGAGTCGCGGTCATCACCGGAGGCGGAGGCCTCTTGGGTGCGCAACATGCGGACGCGATCGCGGAGATGGGAGGGACTCCGGTCCTGCTCGATATCGACACGCGCCATGCGCAGGAAACTGCTGAGCGCGTGTCGAAGAAATACGGAGTTCCGGCCGTCGCACTCTCGGCTGATATCACGCAAGCGGAGTCGATCCTTGGAACCGTCCGGCAGGTGACCGAACGGTTCGGGCAGATCGATATTCTGATCAATAATGCCGCCCGTAATCCGAAGCAGGAACAACTCAACGGCGCGAATGAGGGTAGTTCCAGACTCGAAGGATTTTCGGTGACGAGCTGGAATGAAGACCTTGCCGTGGGTCTCACGGGCGCATTCCTTTGTAGTCAGTTGATCGGCCAGGAAATGGCTAAGCGCGGCAGGGGTGTGATTCTGAATATCGCGTCCGATCTTGGAGTCATCGCCCCTGATCAGCGTATCTATCGACGCGCGGATCTGCCGGATCATCAACAACCGGTAAAGCCCGTCAGCTATTCTGTCGTCAAACACGGGTTGATCGGATTGACCCGATACCTCGCCACCTATTGGGCGGAACAAGGGGTGCGGGTCAATGCACTCTCCCCGGGAGGTGTTTACACCGGGCAGGATGAGGCATTTGTGGCCCGTCTGACTCACCTAATTCCCCTAGGACGGATGGCCAGACAGGATGAATATAAGGCGGCGGTCGTTTTTCTCGTGTCGGACGCTTCGTCCTATATGACGGGTACGAATATGATCATGGATG
This is a stretch of genomic DNA from Nitrospira sp.. It encodes these proteins:
- the neuC gene encoding UDP-N-acetylglucosamine 2-epimerase (hydrolyzing) — translated: MRKVCVVITARPSYSRIKTVLQAIKSHPDLQLQLIVAASALLERYGEVVNVIRADGFQPDAIVYMVLEGENLITTAKSTGLGVVELATIFDNIRPDVVISVADRFETIATAIAASYLNIPVAHVQGGEVTGSIDEKVRHAVTKLSILHFVANRQAADRVIRMGEDPEKVFITGCPSIDLAERVQGSMDNGFDPFAAYAGVGNRFDARDGYMVVMQHPVTTEYRDSASQIHETISAVRTLNRPTFWFWPNVDAGSDQISKGLRQFREAGETSQIYFFKNMTPEDFLRLLAGARCLVGNSSAGIREASYLGLPVVNIGNRQQGRERARNVIDVGYNAAEIVEATEKHLANGRYPSSPLYGDGKAGERIAQILARVPLTVEKRIAY
- a CDS encoding acylneuraminate cytidylyltransferase family protein; the encoded protein is MDRTQKVLAVIPARGGSKGVPRKNIRSVCGRPLITYTIEHARAAQHLFYRIIVSTDDEEIATVAREHGAEVPFLRPANLARDESPMIPMLQHAVDFIEKQDGVRMDWICLLQPTEPFRTVSDIEQCLRLGFAGGCDSVITVVRVFATHPILMKRIEDDVLLPFCVEEREGTRRQDYQPAAYMRNGSIYLSRRDVLMEQGSIWGQTIRPYVMPLERSVSIDTELDLKLAELMMSEQIALERSGSL
- the asnB gene encoding asparagine synthase (glutamine-hydrolyzing); its protein translation is MCGISGYVSSERVTSDPTIQLMTRPLAHRGPDGEGVWAESHVALGNRRLAVLDLSPRGHQPMMSHDRRFVMTYNGEVYNYLELKSDLERSFETGTDTEVVLEAFARWGPESFNRLNGMFACAIWDRFTERLLLVRDRFGVKPLYYAELDGTLYFASEIKSLAAAGVPLEPDQDTWFAYLRYGAYDHSSATFFKGIRRVPPGHYLSWKDGRIELHRWYDLPERVKTDWPDERSDSVVSEEYHQLLQDSVRIRFRSDVPVGVCLSGGLDSSTLVALLKELFGSAQDIQTYHFACGDAAYDETPWVKQLLAETRYPLNIAYLAAAEIPGLAEEAILSQEEPFGGFPTLAMIKLFKLAKSSGTTVLLDGQGLDEQWAGYSYYAQGAESALSGSMPVQGSLNGSTRHGCLSDAFTSLRPRPVYPEPFQDRLSNLRYRDLRYTKLPRALRFNDRASSQASCELREPFLDYRLVELAFKQPDHRLIRHDQHKYLLRKIVRPLLPKDFTEAPKRPVQTPQREWLRGPLRDWVESCLAHASITQSGWFDTDRLHESWEQYLRGESDNSFYVWQWISVALNHHLIESMKAAHKT
- a CDS encoding SDR family oxidoreductase, which translates into the protein MKTQRTAVILAGSEGLGLAAAQCLGEEGHRVVIFSRSKEKLEAARTFFIKRGHDALIFPGDLTSPDDLERLFSFVEERFGGTDILVNNTGGPKPGNILDLPDDAWHTAFEEQAISLMRAIRRVVPGMRARRWGRIITIASLSVKAPIEGLDLSNFMRGGLAAVHRTLARTLAPHDVNVHMVLPGSIMTARSRSLIQKRADNLKISFDEALSTSIGRIPKGRLGTPEDVGHVVAFLASERAGYLTGNFIRVDGGMYAGLD
- a CDS encoding phosphotransferase, translated to MLTPPFTTLIKHLAAGYASLGRPVKLAPLTFEFQVSNNLFEYSTTGGRFLLKVMAHPQALYGEQDVAERLEVVGQAVCELHRAGLPVEEIVRGDDGRFVHRYQGHILRLYVFNSGRTYTDPDLDNRRSARSLRRLHTEGLLCLSDATRKAMTGFEKAYPIRITASELPTLHRFLKDQAGSRQSYAEILEQWDTVEWAVERTLSHRPVSPDRECLAHTDFHPRNALFSQGQDQATMIDLDNMIIDRRLPCLGFSILRFAFLQRERTLEALQESIALFAADEHRKPEFLDGLHHAMIGIEIEKVLRILHRVRTTGHYTGFIGNICPLHLANIKFLNTSVVCA
- a CDS encoding fumarylacetoacetate hydrolase family protein, coding for MREDRIARINWEGKVWYARPEGTDLVLLSGSPLDGLIATNRRVAITEVGFLPPVPATKLIGIGANFPGEEPLGPDPYPSFFIKPPSSFTGHEMTVELPRIFRSVLAEGELGVVLRRRCRELTPDEVPAAILGWTVVNDLSGRDSILRVVPPAAKKSADGFAPIGPYLNLDSTIRPFTLTTRRNGAVVQQGTTAAMRFDVVQCLVYLSSVMTLEPYDIVALGTPPPKPALVPGDEVAVEIEGIGRLVNRIAARGACAHFTGKTV
- a CDS encoding Gfo/Idh/MocA family oxidoreductase, with amino-acid sequence MKVLFAGLGSIGQRHVRNLRTLLGDQVEILAYRANGDSPVLNADMTVKQGAVPETTYNIRSFSNLDDALGEKPDAVFVTNPNSLHLPVALAAAKAGCHLFIEKPLADSLDGVEELIDMVERKNLVAFVAYQFRFHPGLRWIKNLLQEQRLGRLVAAHIVNGEYLPDWHPYEDYRQGHAARRALGGGALRIQTHEFDYALWLFGMPRRVYAVGGHLSGLEIDVEDSVDVLLSCEDRGGLLPVHIHLDYVQRPPQRICEVIGDAGKVQYDFYSNQVVMHDLQARTTQQVHFNGFERNQMFLDELRHFVDCLRGETQPIVDLRESVRSLRFSLLADESLRTGSVVTCASDQQTSLLTSHGITLTRNGG
- a CDS encoding class I SAM-dependent methyltransferase, translating into MMPTMVQQETALCCPICLGKETAAIRPYRSGLTPSLGPFADLSIRSCGQCSAAFACPLPEENELEAFYAESYRVERGQRSMPRPDAWDGGSVRARAQAAFVLEQLGSGGSWLDIGAGYGLLLDEARRRHVARTGAIEPDLYCGRQIQESGHHLYVSLSEVRSSWDVVSCSHVLEHLRNPREFLRTVRGLLSKQGIVFCEVPNETRLSESPQDLPHLHFFTQVSLMRLFQDSGMTILALSSCGPMAPESGWRKTMREGARRASQRLFRQPPSWIDRLVHPHFHYHEDRSAGAWLRLLARKA
- a CDS encoding acylneuraminate cytidylyltransferase family protein — protein: MDRTILALIPARGGSKGVPRKNILPLAGKPLIAYSILQALASKWINRVVVSTDDEEIAQVAREWGAEVPFMRPAWCAEDASPDIDVFHHALTWLAEQEGYRPELVVHLRPPGPVRRVEHIDQAIELLLAHPEADAVRSVSVARQTPYKMWHVTGSGHLQPLLQLQDLPDCQSLPRQRLPIVYWQNGYVDVIRPRAILDKQSMWGTCALPYVHNEELLEVDYPEDIPAVEQALRRMQYGDERTIAQGMRHPV
- a CDS encoding CatB-related O-acetyltransferase translates to MSVTRLMSLLAYYGFARHLPASDNHYGRWARVLRRATCRGLFTHMGRGVNVEQKAFFGDGRNIRIGDYSGLGINCRLYGPVSLGKHVMMGPDVIIITSNHKSDRLDIPMTEQGGTGPDPVVIGDDVWIGTRVIILPGVTIGHGAVLAAGAVVTKDVRPYAIVGGNPAKLIRYRDAGHRPAHTDCSSDEDIHAGR
- a CDS encoding N-acetylneuraminate synthase family protein, translated to MSRTVQIGKFSVGEGQPCFMVAEIGINHNGNVEIAKKLIDTAALAGCDAVKFQKRTLEIVYTPEELSKPRENPFGKTNGDLKRGLEFGREQYGEIDRYCREKDILWYGSCWDEPSVDFMEQFNPPCYKIASASLTDDNLLRHHRSCGRPLIISTGMSTIEQIDHAVDVLGTNDLIILHCTSTYPSSVEELNLAALQTLRERYDVPIGYSGHEVGLATSVAAAALGACMIERHITLDRAMWGSDQAASIEPQGVWRLVKDVRAIQKAMGDGKKCLYPSEVPVMNKLRRVGL